A genomic window from Silene latifolia isolate original U9 population chromosome Y, ASM4854445v1, whole genome shotgun sequence includes:
- the LOC141626264 gene encoding uncharacterized protein LOC141626264, which produces MEGKSNGKGGGKENSKPNVWFSLKKSLHCKSEPSDVHEPTSSSRKNHHNNHHNISNSNSNNNSNMNSILTRKIGRSGCSRSIANLKDVIHGSKSEKPPSCSPRSIGSSEFLNPITHEVILSNSKCELKITGFGANFYDGVGLNGGGNGGGGGGGDGEESTFVGTLRPGTPGPGGHPSMHYFNNPSFVRSSGVRKSFYLERGREGSCLFGGGGSSGGGGSGVSSRKRFSLEIESNGGGSNLTCHKCGEQFTKWDALEAHHLSNHAVTELVEGDSSRKIVEIICRTSWLKSENHCGRIERVLKVHNTQKTIARFEEYREMVKIKASKLPKKHPRCLADGNELLRFYGTILGCSLGLDGSSSLCVSEKCCVCRVIRNGFYTKKEIKSGVGVFTTSTSERAFEGVDFPENDPTIKKALIVCRVIAGRVHRPLENLQELAGQTGFDSLAGKVGLYSNIEELFLLNPRALLPCFVVICKP; this is translated from the exons ATGGAAGGTAAAAGTAATGGGAAGGGTGGAGGTAAGGAGAATAGCAAACCAAATGTGTGGTTCTCattgaagaaatccttgcattgTAAATCAGAGCCTTCTGATGTACATGAGCCTACATCGTCATCCCGAAAAAATCATCATAATAATCATCATAAtattagtaatagtaatagtaataataatagtaatatgaACTCGATATTGACTCGAAAGATAGGGAGGTCAGGATGTTCAAGGTCAATAGCAAATCTTAAGGATGTAATTCATGGGAGTAAAAGTGAGAAACCGCCAAGTTGTAGTCCAAGATCCATAGGTAGTAGTGAATTTTTAAACCCAATTACCCATGAGGTTATTTTGAGTAATTCTAAGTGTGAGCTTAAAATTACTGGCTTTGGTGCTAATTTCTATGATGGGGTTGGGTTAAATGGGGGTGGAAATGGGGGTGGTGGAGGTGGAGGGGATGGAGAAGAGTCTACATTTGTTGGCACTTTGAGGCCAGGTACCCCTGGGCCTGGGGGACACCCTTCAATGCATTATTTTAATAACCCTTCTTTTGTAAGGAGTTCAGGTGTTAGGAAGTCATTTTATTTGGAGAGAGGGAGGGAAGGGTCTTGTTtgtttggtggtggtggtagcaGCGGTGGCGGTGGAAGTGGGGTTAGTTCAAGGAAGAGATTTTCCTTGGAGATTGAGTCTAATGGTGGTGGTTCTAATTTGACTTGTCACAAATGTGGGGAACAATTTACCAAATGGGATGCACTTGAAGCTCATCATCTTTCAAATCATGCTG TAACTGAGCTAGTGGAAGGCGATTCGTCTAGAAAAATAGTAGAGATAATATGCAGGACAAGCTGGCTAAAATCAGAAAACCATTGTGGAAGAATAGAAAGGGTACTTAAAGTCCACAACACACAGAAAACAATTGCTCGATTTGAAGAATATCGAGAAATGGTAAAAATTAAAGCTAGTAAGCTCCCAAAGAAGCATCCTCGATGCCTGGCGGACGGGAATGAGCTACTTAGATTTTACGGGACCATCTTGGGCTGTTCTTTGGGTCTAGATGGCTCATCTAGCCTCTGTGTATCGGAAAAATGCTGTGTTTGTAGGGTCATAAGAAACGGGTTTTACACCAAGAAGGAGATTAAGAGTGGAGTTGGTGTTTTTACTACTTCTACTAGTGAAAGGGCTTTCGAGGGAGTTGATTTTCCAGAGAATGATCCGACCATAAAAAAGGCATTGATAGTTTGCCGAGTGATTGCCGGAAGGGTTCACAGGCCATTGGAAAACTTGCAAGAACTTGCTGGGCAAACCGGGTTTGATTCATTGGCAGGTAAAGTCGGTTTATATTCCAACATTGAGGAGTTGTTTTTGCTGAATCCTAGGGCTCTTCTCCCTTGCTTTGTGGTAATTTGCAAACCTTAA